The Natrarchaeobius halalkaliphilus DNA segment AACCGGACAGCCGTGTGTCAACGTGGCCTCCCGCATCGACTCGTTGACCTCGATTTCCTGGCCGCATTCCGGGCACGTAAATTGGTGTCTACTCATGGCGGGGTTCGTCTCGTACGTTTGAACGGTACCTGACTACGCTACTAGCTGTGCGATCGGTATATATAGGGTTGCGGTTCGATGTCGAAATTGCGGAGGTTCCGAAGCTTTCTTTGAGATCGGATCACCTCGCGGCGGCGTTTCGTGCGGCCGTACCGATTACCGGTGCAACCGCAGCGGGTTGACGGTTGCTGCGGTACTGGCGGGTACGGATCGTCTCACTCGACGCCGGTGGACTCGCCGTCCAGAATCGCGTCGAGTAGCTTCGACTGCGCCGCCGCGAGGTGTTCGGCGAACGTCGCCCCCGTGATATCGAGTTCGGCCGCAACCTCGCCCGCGTTCGATCGC contains these protein-coding regions:
- a CDS encoding DUF7560 family zinc ribbon protein, with amino-acid sequence MSRHQFTCPECGQEIEVNESMREATLTHGCPVCGASVTSSAFAETQSTS